One window from the genome of Epinephelus fuscoguttatus linkage group LG3, E.fuscoguttatus.final_Chr_v1 encodes:
- the gtpbp1l gene encoding GTP binding protein 1, like isoform X1 produces MASLTATETAICPGAIPAAESIVPACMFAPDRGCADDPSHGEGFEDGEGTNGESADHLDLSSKLVLVSPTAQQYDSLLRHLREQIDEGCGETIYVVGMGSDGGDYGLNEKDMEASVATVQSLCEQIEADLILLRERADTGGKIRDYLIRRRVGEQDFLEVRVAVVGNVDAGKSTLLGVLTHGELDNGRGFARQKLFRHKHEMESGRTSSVGNDILGFDQEGQVVNKPDSHGGGLDWTKICEKSSKVITFIDLAGHEKYLKTTVFGMTGHLPDFCMLMVGSNAGIVGMTKEHLGLALALNVPVFVVVTKIDMCPANILQETLKLLQRLLKSPGCRKIPVLVQNKDDVIVTASNFSSERMCPIFQISNVTGENMDLLKMFLNLLSSRTNFSNDEPAEFQIDDTYSVPGVGTVVSGTTLRGMIRLNDTLLLGPDPLGTFIPIAVKSIHRKRMPVKEVRGGQTASFALKKIKRSSIRKGMVMVSPKLMPQATWEFEAEILVLHHPTTISPRYQAMVHCGSIRQTATILSMNKDCLRTGDKATVHFRFIKTPEYLHCDHKLVFREGRTKAVGTITKLLQAVNTQAAKAQQSKMQASKKSFKDGTAASEDVGSSARPPSPNTAQLPTVAEEEALCKDGNKENKLKSGGGGRRRGGQRHRGKGPNAATITTAVPAGAAGTA; encoded by the exons ATGGCGTCGTTAACGGCGACAGAAACAGCGATATGCCCGGGTGCAATACCAGCAGCAGAGTCCATAGTGCCAGCTTGTATGTTCGCACCGGACCGAGGATGTGCCGACGATCCATCCCACGGAGAGGGCTTTGAAGACGGCGAGGGCACAAACGGCGAGTCCGCGGATCATTTAGATTTAAGCAGCAAG CTGGTCCTAGTGAGTCCAACAGCGCAACAGTATGATTCATTACTACGACACCTGAGGGAGCAGATAGATGAGGGCTGTGGAGAGACAATCTATGTTGTTGGGATGGGCTCAG ATGGAGGTGACTACGGTCTGAATGAGAAGGACATGGAGGCGTCTGTAGCTACAGTGCAGTCGCTGTGTGAACAGATCGAAGCTGACCTGATCTTGCtgagagagagggcagacacTGGTGGAAAGATTCGGGACTACCTCATCCGCCGGCGTGTTGGTGAGCAGGATTTCCTGGAAGTCAG AGTGGCAGTGGTAGGAAACGTGGACGCGGGGAAGAGCACTCTGCTGGGGGTCTTGACCCATGGTGAGCTGGACAATGGCAGAGGCTTTGCTCGCCAGAAGCTCTTTAGACACAAACATGAAATGGAGAGTGGCAGGACCAGCAGTGTGGGCAATGATATCCTGGGTTTTGACCAGGAGGGACAG GTGGTGAACAAGCCAGACAGCCACGGTGGCGGCCTAGACTGGACCAAGATCTGTGAGAAATCCTCAAAAGTCATCACCTTCATCGACCTGGCTGGTCATGAGAAGTACCTCAAGACTACTGTCTTCGGCATGACAGGACACCTGCCTGACTTTTGCATGCTCATG GTTGGCAGTAATGCCGGCATCGTTGGCATGACGAAAGAGCATCTGGGTCTGGCTCTGGCCCTCAATGTGCCAGTGTTTGTAGTGGTTACCAAGATAGACATGTGTCCAGCCAACATCCTGCAAG AGACGCTAAAATTATTGCAGAGGTTATTAAAGTCACCAGGCTGCAGGAAAATCCCTGTGCTGGTCCAGAACAAGGATGATGTCATCGTCACAGCCTCCAACTTCAGCTCTGAGAG GATGTGTCCAATTTTTCAGATATCAAATGTGACGGGGGAGAACATGGACCTGCTGAAGATGTTCCTCAACCTCCTCTCCTCTAGGACCAACTTCAGCAATGATGAGCCTGCTGAGTTCCAGATAGACGACACATACTCAGTACCG GGTGTGGGCACAGTAGTTTCAGGGACTACGTTACGTGGAATGATTCGACTCAACGACACGCTGCTCTTAGGCCCGGACCCACTGGGCACCTTTATCCCCATCGCTGTTAAATCCATCCACCGCAAGAGGATGCCTGTCAAAGAGGTTCGCGGTGGACAGACGGCGTCCTTTGCCCTCAAAAAG ATCAAACGGTCATCTATAAGGAAAGGCATGGTGATGGTTTCCCCGAAGTTGATGCCACAGGCCACCTGGGAGTTTGAGGCTGAGATTTTGGTCCTACACCACCCCACCACGATATCCCCAAGATACCAGGCCATGG TGCACTGTGGCAGCATCAGGCAGACAGCCACCATCCTGTCCATGAACAAAGACTGTCTGCGGACAGGGGACAAGGCCACAGTCCATTTCCGCTTCATTAAGACTCCCGAGTACCTGCACTGTGACCACAAACTGGTGTTTAGGGAAGGACGCACCAAAGCTGTGGGCACCATCACCAAG CTTCTCCAAGCAGTGAACACCCAGGCAGCTAAGGCCCAGCAGTCCAAGATGCAGGCCAGTAAGAAGAGTTTTAAAGATGGCACAGCAGCCAGTGAGGACGTTGGATCATCGGCACGGCCGCCTAGTCCGAACACAGCACAGCTACCA ACAGTGGCAGAGGAGGAGGCTCTATGTAAAGACGGCAACAAAGAGAACAAG
- the gtpbp1l gene encoding GTP binding protein 1, like isoform X2 — translation MASLTATETAICPGAIPAAESIVPACMFAPDRGCADDPSHGEGFEDGEGTNGESADHLDLSSKLVLVSPTAQQYDSLLRHLREQIDEGCGETIYVVGMGSDGGDYGLNEKDMEASVATVQSLCEQIEADLILLRERADTGGKIRDYLIRRRVGEQDFLEVRVAVVGNVDAGKSTLLGVLTHGELDNGRGFARQKLFRHKHEMESGRTSSVGNDILGFDQEGQVVNKPDSHGGGLDWTKICEKSSKVITFIDLAGHEKYLKTTVFGMTGHLPDFCMLMVGSNAGIVGMTKEHLGLALALNVPVFVVVTKIDMCPANILQETLKLLQRLLKSPGCRKIPVLVQNKDDVIVTASNFSSERMCPIFQISNVTGENMDLLKMFLNLLSSRTNFSNDEPAEFQIDDTYSVPGVGTVVSGTTLRGMIRLNDTLLLGPDPLGTFIPIAVKSIHRKRMPVKEVRGGQTASFALKKIKRSSIRKGMVMVSPKLMPQATWEFEAEILVLHHPTTISPRYQAMVHCGSIRQTATILSMNKDCLRTGDKATVHFRFIKTPEYLHCDHKLVFREGRTKAVGTITKLLQAVNTQAAKAQQSKMQASKKSFKDGTAASEDVGSSARPPSPNTAQLPLKSGGGGRRRGGQRHRGKGPNAATITTAVPAGAAGTA, via the exons ATGGCGTCGTTAACGGCGACAGAAACAGCGATATGCCCGGGTGCAATACCAGCAGCAGAGTCCATAGTGCCAGCTTGTATGTTCGCACCGGACCGAGGATGTGCCGACGATCCATCCCACGGAGAGGGCTTTGAAGACGGCGAGGGCACAAACGGCGAGTCCGCGGATCATTTAGATTTAAGCAGCAAG CTGGTCCTAGTGAGTCCAACAGCGCAACAGTATGATTCATTACTACGACACCTGAGGGAGCAGATAGATGAGGGCTGTGGAGAGACAATCTATGTTGTTGGGATGGGCTCAG ATGGAGGTGACTACGGTCTGAATGAGAAGGACATGGAGGCGTCTGTAGCTACAGTGCAGTCGCTGTGTGAACAGATCGAAGCTGACCTGATCTTGCtgagagagagggcagacacTGGTGGAAAGATTCGGGACTACCTCATCCGCCGGCGTGTTGGTGAGCAGGATTTCCTGGAAGTCAG AGTGGCAGTGGTAGGAAACGTGGACGCGGGGAAGAGCACTCTGCTGGGGGTCTTGACCCATGGTGAGCTGGACAATGGCAGAGGCTTTGCTCGCCAGAAGCTCTTTAGACACAAACATGAAATGGAGAGTGGCAGGACCAGCAGTGTGGGCAATGATATCCTGGGTTTTGACCAGGAGGGACAG GTGGTGAACAAGCCAGACAGCCACGGTGGCGGCCTAGACTGGACCAAGATCTGTGAGAAATCCTCAAAAGTCATCACCTTCATCGACCTGGCTGGTCATGAGAAGTACCTCAAGACTACTGTCTTCGGCATGACAGGACACCTGCCTGACTTTTGCATGCTCATG GTTGGCAGTAATGCCGGCATCGTTGGCATGACGAAAGAGCATCTGGGTCTGGCTCTGGCCCTCAATGTGCCAGTGTTTGTAGTGGTTACCAAGATAGACATGTGTCCAGCCAACATCCTGCAAG AGACGCTAAAATTATTGCAGAGGTTATTAAAGTCACCAGGCTGCAGGAAAATCCCTGTGCTGGTCCAGAACAAGGATGATGTCATCGTCACAGCCTCCAACTTCAGCTCTGAGAG GATGTGTCCAATTTTTCAGATATCAAATGTGACGGGGGAGAACATGGACCTGCTGAAGATGTTCCTCAACCTCCTCTCCTCTAGGACCAACTTCAGCAATGATGAGCCTGCTGAGTTCCAGATAGACGACACATACTCAGTACCG GGTGTGGGCACAGTAGTTTCAGGGACTACGTTACGTGGAATGATTCGACTCAACGACACGCTGCTCTTAGGCCCGGACCCACTGGGCACCTTTATCCCCATCGCTGTTAAATCCATCCACCGCAAGAGGATGCCTGTCAAAGAGGTTCGCGGTGGACAGACGGCGTCCTTTGCCCTCAAAAAG ATCAAACGGTCATCTATAAGGAAAGGCATGGTGATGGTTTCCCCGAAGTTGATGCCACAGGCCACCTGGGAGTTTGAGGCTGAGATTTTGGTCCTACACCACCCCACCACGATATCCCCAAGATACCAGGCCATGG TGCACTGTGGCAGCATCAGGCAGACAGCCACCATCCTGTCCATGAACAAAGACTGTCTGCGGACAGGGGACAAGGCCACAGTCCATTTCCGCTTCATTAAGACTCCCGAGTACCTGCACTGTGACCACAAACTGGTGTTTAGGGAAGGACGCACCAAAGCTGTGGGCACCATCACCAAG CTTCTCCAAGCAGTGAACACCCAGGCAGCTAAGGCCCAGCAGTCCAAGATGCAGGCCAGTAAGAAGAGTTTTAAAGATGGCACAGCAGCCAGTGAGGACGTTGGATCATCGGCACGGCCGCCTAGTCCGAACACAGCACAGCTACCA
- the lgals2b gene encoding lectin, galactoside-binding, soluble, 2b — protein MKVKDMTFKEGHEFKIRIKPKDDCESFAINIGHDSENIAMHFNPRFDCGGDVNTIVFNSLSGGCWGDEHRESNFPFLRGEECKFYINFNSEQFYIKLPDGCMVNFPNRLGDVKYKYFDVSGDARIVGIKIK, from the exons ATG AAAGTCAAGGATATGACATTCAAGGAGGGGCATGAGTTCAAGATCCGCATCAAGCCCAAGGACGACTGCGAATC CTTTGCCATCAACATCGGTCATGACTCCGAAAACATCGCAATGCACTTCAACCCCCGTTTCGACTGCGGCGGTGATGTCAATACCATCGTCTTCAATTCCTTGTCCGGGGGGTGCTGGGGTGACGAGCACCGTGAGAGTAACTTTCCCTTCCTGCGTGGGGAGGAATGCAAG TTTTACATCAACTTCAACAGTGAGCAGTTTTACATCAAGCTTCCTGATGGTTGCATGGTGAACTTCCCCAACCGCCTGGGAGACGTCAAGTACAAGTACTTTGATGTCAGCGGTGACGCAAGGATCGTCGGCATCAAGATCAAGTAA
- the uts2r4 gene encoding urotensin-2 receptor: MNCTPNATINPQLGLVLSPGAGDDASQESGGGGGSSGGIWVTSLLGATLMIMCAMGVVGNTYTLIITRSAALRRTGSMYVYIINLALADLLYLSTIPFVVCTYFAHDWLFGEAGCRILLSLDLLTMHASVFILVAMSLERYRAVAMPFSAHRSSSRKRKLVAGIIWGLAFVLTLPMMVMIRLREGKPTAAGLVKRICFPTWTPEAFKAYITVLFLTSVLVPGLIIVGLYVGLASRYWAVQASLGGSSRSARRRGLKQKVVSMIFSIVVAYWACFLPFWGWQLAKLFSPESLKALSPAAHNYVNFFVTCLTYGNSCINPFLYTLLTRNYKDYLAQKGQSVGSSRGDLGSAVTTPLQEL, from the coding sequence ATGAACTGCACTCCCAATGCCACCATCAATCCGCAGCTGGGACTTGTCCTGAGCCCAGGGGCTGGAGATGATGCATCTCAGgagagtggtggtggtggtggaagcAGCGGGGGCATTTGGGTGACATCCCTTCTTGGAGCCACACTGATGATCATGTGCGCCATGGGTGTGGTGGGCAACACATACACGCTCATCATAACCCGTTCAGCCGCTTTGCGCCGCACAGGTTCCATGTATGTTTACATCATCAACTTGGCTCTGGCTGATCTGCTCTATCTCTCCACCATCCCCTTCGTGGTCTGCACCTACTTCGCCCATGACTGGCTGTTTGGTGAGGCTGGCTGTCGCATCCTGTTGAGTCTCGACCTCCTCACCATGCATGCCAGTGTCTTCATTTTGGTTGCGATGAGCCTGGAGCGCTACCGTGCCGTGGCTATGCCCTTTAGCGCGCACAGGTCCTCGTCCCGTAAACGAAAGCTAGTGGCAGGGATTATCTGGGGGTTGGCTTTCGTGCTAACGCTCCCCATGATGGTGATGATCCGGCTCAGGGAGGGCAAACCAACTGCAGCTGGTTTGGTCAAGAGGATCTGCTTCCCTACCTGGACCCCTGAGGCCTTCAAGGCTTATATCACCGTCCTGTTTCTTACAAGTGTCTTAGTTCCTGGATTGATAATCGTCGGGCTGTATGTGGGGCTCGCCAGTCGCTACTGGGCAGTGCAGGCTAGCTTAGGAGGTAGCAGCCGCTCTGCCCGGAGGAGAGGACTCAAACAAAAAGTCGTATCAATGATCTTTAGCATTGTTGTGGCGTACTGGGCTTGCTTCTTGCCTTTCTGGGGATGGCAGCTAGCCAAACTGTTCTCCCCAGAGTCCCTCAAGGCTTTGTCTCCGGCTGCTCATAATTATGTGAATTTCTTTGTGACATGTCTGACCTATGGGAACAGCTGCATCAATCCATTCCTTTACACTCTGCTGACCCGGAACTATAAAGACTACTTGGCACAGAAAGGTCAGTCTGTGGGTTCAAGCAGGGGTGACCTCGGGTCAGCCGTGACTACGCCGCTGCAAGAGCTTTAG